In Capsicum annuum cultivar UCD-10X-F1 unplaced genomic scaffold, UCD10Xv1.1 ctg4839, whole genome shotgun sequence, a single window of DNA contains:
- the LOC107857321 gene encoding TATA-binding protein-associated factor BTAF1-like, producing the protein MAISTTLDVMGSVIENVEPMLGDITSIHSKQGAGMLVSLLVQGLGIELVPYGPLLVVPLLRCMSDSDHSVRQSVTHSFETLVPLLPLACGVSPPVGLSEHQSRSQEDVKFLEQLIDNSHIDNYKLSTKLKVTLRRISKEGQI; encoded by the exons ATGGCCATTTCAACGACATTGGATGTGATGGGTTCGGTTATTGAGAATGTGGAGCCTATGTTAGGTGACATTACATCTATACATTCTAAACAAGGAGCTGGCATGCTTGTCAGCTTGCTTGTCCAAGGACTTGGTATCGAGCTGGTTCCATATGGTCCCCTCTTAGTAGTTCCCCTTCTGAGGTGTATGAGTGATTCAGATCATTCTGTCAGACAGAGTGTGACACATAGTTTTGAAACCCTCGTGCCTCTACTTCCATTAGCATGTGGTGTTTCTCCTCCTGTTGGTCTTAGTGAACACCAATCAAGAAGTCAAGAAGATGTTAAATTTTTGGAGCAGCTAATTGATAACTCTCATATTGACAATTACAAACTCTCAACTAAACTAAAGGTGACATTGAGAAG GATCAGTAAGGAGGGTCAAATTTGA
- the LOC107862331 gene encoding uncharacterized protein LOC107862331, with the protein MKQATSLKKKVSNPNKAQSPLKNMNSVSQYRSSAELVKEYEIKREQLSKEHNDKIRKSQSPMTHKRKNLEESVAQQGNSILPINKSMSQSSTRKEINASHMITGKGQIKQQLFQPQSGEPIKKRGVESPMHNFMFQGFSKVDVNTLDVIGISQVEQEKQYAIKELENFLPTEDLDEHNKRLDDPVEQEEIGVDGWLNSDDDMNVDCGTNGEAVGPTDKAVSNLRNFIGTVGRNPRFINLLYTSWHAVPDETKKRMWDYVNSKFLIPKEGQKWVMHGLRDAWRGFKREVKRRCSDKRLTVEEMLEKRPAGVPSVHLRQLIEYWKLSEVEVRLK; encoded by the exons ATGAAGCAGGCAACAAGTCtaaagaaaaaagtttcaaatCCGAACAAAGCTCAAAGTCCTCTGAAGAATATGAATTCTGTTAGTCAATATCGTTCAAGTGCTGAACTAGTCAAGGAATATGAGATTAAGAGAGAACAACTTTCAAAAGAACACAACGATAAAATTAGGAAATCTCAGTCACCGATGACACATAAAAGAAAGAATCTTGAGGAGTCTGTTGCACAACAAGGAAATAGTATATTGCCTATTAACAAGTCAATGAGCCAATCTTCTACAAGGAAAGAGATTAATGCTTCACATAtgatcactggaaaaggacaaatcAAACAACAATTATTTCAACCTCAATCGGGAGAGCCCATTAAAAAGAGAGGAGTCGAATCACCTATGCACAACTTTATGTtccaaggattttcaaaggttGATGTTAATACTTTAGATGTCATTGGAATATCACAAGTTGAacaagagaaacaatatgctatTAAAGAGCTAGAAAACT TTCTGCCCACTGAAGATCTAGATGAACATAATAAACGATTAGATGATCCTGTAGAACAAGAAGAAATTGGTGTGGATGGATGGTTAAATAGTGATGACGATATGAATGTTGATTGTGGTACAAATG GAGAAGCAGTGGGACCAACTGACAAGGCAGTTTCTAATTTAAGAAACTTCATAGGAACAGTAGGAAGGAATCCTAGATTTATCAACTTGTTGTACACTAGTTGGCATGCTGTTCCAGATGAAACTAAAAAACGCATGTGGGATTATGTCAat tcAAAATTTCTGATTCCAAAGGAAGGACAGAAGTGGGTGATGCATGGTCTTCGTGATGCTTGGAGGGGATTCAAGAGAGAAGTTAAACGGAGATGTTCTGATAAAAGACTTACTGTTGAAGAAATGCTAGAAAAACGTCCCGCTGGCGTTCCATCTGTTCACTTACGTCAGTTGATCGAGTATTGGAAGCTTTCAGAAGTTGAAGTAAGattaaaataa